In Oncorhynchus tshawytscha isolate Ot180627B linkage group LG23, Otsh_v2.0, whole genome shotgun sequence, the following proteins share a genomic window:
- the LOC121840615 gene encoding carcinoembryonic antigen-related cell adhesion molecule 5-like: protein MARNSVSNRTSNRYTLLVNYGPKQPVIAGAPIAETEQRVTFNCSASSQPLSQFSWFFNGSQVATGSKYDTGPLTLASHGEYTCVAFNNATGRNSTVSKMLTVIEAIKSVMVKRNKTPISSDNLTLTCDVTGRYDTIYWMKDNLSLVLNNTLNTDITISNNSLHFSPVKVSNDGNYQCVATNLLRPHTSPKYQLLVNYGPLSVNVSGPGLVVIGSVIPVSLKCSADSRPTSEYRWKYNNQALSTTGPLMAVGVSLKNAGIYTCVAKNSLTNISMSKTISLDVTGHSPAPPFQSRVGLMLMGLAALSLPLINH from the exons ATGGCCAGAAATAGTGTGAGCAACAGAACTAGCAACCGCTACACACTCCTAGTGAATT ATGGACCCAAGCAACCTGTGATAGCTGGTGCACCCATTGCCGAAACAGAACAAAGAGTGACCTtcaactgctcagcctcctctcagcctctcagccagtTCAGCTGGTTCTTCAATGGCTCCCAGGTGGCAACTGGCTCAAAGTATGATACAGGCCCACTGACTTTAGCCAGTCATGGGGAGTATACCTGTGTGGCTTTCAACAACGCCACTGGCAGAAACAGCACTGTCTCCAAGATGCTCACCGTCATTG AGGCTATAAAGTCGGTGATGGTGAAACGAAACAAAACGCCGATATCATCTGACAACCTAACCCTGACCTGTGACGTCACCGGGCGCTATGACACCATCTACTGGATGAAGGACAACCTGTCTCTGGTCCTGAACAACACCTTGAACACTGACATAACCATATCTAACAACTCTCTGCACTTCAGTCCAGTCAAGGTGTCTAACGATGGAAACTATCAGTGCGTCGCCACCAACCTCCTTCGCCCACACACCAGCCCTAAATACCAGCTATTGGTGAACT ATGGCCCTTTGAGTGTGAACGTCTCTGGCCCAGGCTTAGTGGTGATTGGCTCAGTAATCCCTGTCAGTCTGAAGTGCTCAGCCGACTCCCGGCCAACCAGCGAGTACCGGTGGAAATACAACAACCAAGCATTGTCCACGACTGGTCCTTTGATGGCTGTAGGTGTCTCCTTGAAAAATGCAGGGATTTACACCTGTGTGGCCAAGAACtctctaaccaacatctcaaTGTCCAAGACCATTAGTCTGGATGTCACTG gccACTCGCCTGCCCCTCCATTCCAGTCCAGAGTTGGTCTGATGTTGATGGGCCTtgcagctctctctctgcctctgatcAACCACTGA